One window of the Salvelinus fontinalis isolate EN_2023a chromosome 2, ASM2944872v1, whole genome shotgun sequence genome contains the following:
- the LOC129814389 gene encoding reticulon-4 receptor-like has protein sequence MKSVFIRGGELYFLVLWLQSVPRMEGWVEGCPVPCICHSEPRPTLACQQQGLYSIPTEIPIHSQRIFLQNNKLTVVRSTSFSPCRNLTVLWLYSNNISHIEAGAFYGLERLEELDIGDNDLRIISPTAFRGLSRLHTLHLHSCGLSVLPVGVFRGLFSLQHLYLQDNSLLTLHDDTFLDLANLTYLFLHNNKIKTVTDHMLRGLVSLDRLLLHQNRVTFVQRNSFHDLRKLTTLFLFFNNLTVLTGETMDPLVSLQYLRLNGNQWICDCRARTLWDWFKGFKGSSSELECHVPARLSGKDLKQLKSPDLEGCYDSSDHTWISVFSSKSRSGKLTTESPLRAGIPRCCLSDKDKSSIISSKGLPDPSSYNSRQITNNPLKEKENISKTKLLEVDPNKPQNKQSLNDGPVGTLSNNLDQSSEDLSPSNDPEKKKRCAKENMSDPLCLKSHGSTIGAWRLVFLPVFWLSLDFC, from the coding sequence GTGGCGAACTCTACTTTCTGGTCCTTTGGCTTCAGTCAGTGCCTCGGATGGAAGGTTGGGTGGAGGGCTGCCCAGTGCCATGCATATGCCACAGCGAGCCGCGGCCCACCTTGGCCTGCCAACAGCAGGGCCTCTACTCCATCCCCACAGAGATCCCCATCCACAGCCAGCGCATCTTCCTCCAGAACAACAAGCTTACCGTGGTCCGCTCCACCAGCTTCAGCCCCTGCAGAAACCTCACCGTACTCTGGCTCTACTCCAACAACATCAGCCACATCGAGGCTGGTGCCTTCTACGGCCTAGAGAGGCTGGAGGAGCTGGACATAGGGGACAATGACCTGAGGATCATCAGCCCCACGGCCTTCCGAGGCCTGTCTAGACTGCACACCCTGCACCTGCACAGCTGTGGCTTGTCTGTGCTGCCTGTAGGTGTTTTCAGGGGACTATTTTCCCTGCAGCACCTCTATCTCCAGGACAACAGCTTACTGACTCTCCATGACGATACTTTTCTGGACCTGGCCAACCTGACCTACCTGTTCCTCCACAACAACAAGATAAAGACTGTGACGGATCACATGCTGCGAGGCTTGGTGAGCTTGGACCGCTTGCTGCTGCATCAGAATCGAGTGACCTTCGTCCAGCGCAATTCTTTTCATGACCTGCGCAAGCTGACCACTTTGTTTCTGTTCTTCAATAATCTAACAGTGTTGACAGGGGAGACCATGGACCCACTAGTGTCCCTCCAGTACCTGCGTCTGAATGGGAACCAGTGGATCTGTGACTGCCGGGCCAGGACCCTGTGGGACTGGTTTAAGGGATTTAAAGGGTCTAGCTCAGAGCTTGAGTGCCATGTTCCGGCCAGACTGTCCGGAAAAGACCTGAAACAGCTAAAGAGCCCTGACCTGGAAGGTTGCTATGACAGCTCTGACCATACTTGGATTAGCGTGTTCAGTTCCAAGTCACGATCTGGAAAACTCACCACGGAAAGTCCACTTAGGGCTGGTATTCCCAGGTGCTGCCTCTCAGACAAAGACAAGTCGTCCATCATCTCCAGCAAGGGTCTCCCAGATCCCTCCTCCTACAACAGCAGACAAATCACCAACAATCCTCTGAAGGAGAAAGAGAACATCTCCAAAACTAAGCTGTTGGAAGTTGACCCCAACAAACCCCAGAACAAACAGAGTTTGAACGATGGGCCAGTGGGAACATTATCTAACAACCTGGACCAGTCCTCAGAGGATCTAAGCCCCTCCAATGACCCTGAAAAGAAGAAAAGGTGTGCAAAGGAGAACATGTCAGACCCTCTGTGTCTCAAGTCCCACGGATCTACAATTGGAGCATGGAGGCTTGTCTTTCTGCCTGTGTTTTGGCTATCCTTAGACTTCTGTTAG